Proteins encoded by one window of Nitrincola iocasae:
- the sufB gene encoding Fe-S cluster assembly protein SufB: MSEQVEQLINKEYAAGFHTDVESETLPPGLNEDVVRFISAKKNEPEWMLEWRLKAYRAWLTMKEPEWAHVHYPTIDFQSISYFSAPKSLADRPQSLDEVDPDLIETYNKLGIPLHEQEMLAGVAVDAVFDSVSVVTTFRAKLEDAGVIFCPISEAVHKYPELVKKYIGSVVPQRDNYYAALNSAVFSDGSFVYIPKGVRCPMELSTYFRINQMNTGQFERTLIVAEEGSHVSYLEGCTAPQRDENQLHAAVVELVAMDNAEIKYSTVQNWYPGDANGKGGIYNFVTKRGICHTRAKISWTQVETGSAVTWKYPSCILKGDHSIGEFYSVALTNNYQQADTGTKMIHLGKNTRSTIISKGISAGYSQNAYRGLVRMGPTAAGARNYTQCDSLLIGDRCGAHTFPYIESSHPSAIVEHEATTSKVSDDQMFLCQQRGLDPEKAVSMIVNGFCREVFKQLPMEFAVEAGKLLEVSLEGSVG; the protein is encoded by the coding sequence ATGTCTGAACAGGTTGAGCAGTTAATTAACAAAGAGTACGCGGCAGGTTTTCATACGGATGTCGAGTCTGAAACCTTGCCTCCCGGGTTGAATGAGGATGTCGTTCGCTTTATTTCTGCCAAGAAAAACGAGCCGGAATGGATGCTGGAGTGGCGTCTTAAGGCTTACCGGGCCTGGCTGACGATGAAAGAGCCGGAGTGGGCGCATGTGCATTATCCGACTATCGATTTTCAGTCGATCTCCTATTTTTCAGCACCTAAAAGCCTGGCTGACCGGCCGCAGAGTCTGGATGAAGTTGATCCCGACCTGATTGAAACCTACAACAAGCTGGGTATTCCTCTGCATGAGCAGGAAATGCTGGCGGGTGTGGCTGTGGATGCGGTATTTGATTCTGTGTCTGTGGTGACCACCTTCCGGGCAAAACTGGAAGACGCCGGTGTGATTTTTTGCCCTATCAGTGAGGCGGTGCACAAGTACCCTGAGCTGGTGAAAAAATATATCGGCTCTGTCGTACCTCAGCGTGACAACTATTACGCTGCGCTTAACTCGGCGGTTTTCTCTGATGGCTCCTTTGTCTATATCCCCAAGGGGGTGCGTTGCCCGATGGAGTTATCGACTTATTTCCGCATTAACCAGATGAATACCGGGCAGTTTGAACGTACGCTGATCGTTGCCGAAGAAGGTTCTCACGTTAGTTATCTGGAAGGCTGTACGGCCCCTCAGCGTGATGAAAATCAGTTGCATGCGGCGGTTGTTGAGCTGGTTGCAATGGATAATGCTGAAATCAAATATTCTACCGTGCAAAACTGGTATCCCGGTGATGCGAACGGTAAGGGCGGGATCTATAACTTTGTCACCAAGCGTGGCATCTGTCATACCCGCGCCAAAATTTCCTGGACCCAGGTTGAAACGGGTTCTGCAGTCACCTGGAAGTACCCGAGCTGTATTCTTAAAGGGGATCACAGTATCGGTGAGTTTTACTCGGTTGCGTTGACCAATAACTATCAACAGGCCGATACCGGTACCAAGATGATCCATCTGGGTAAAAACACCCGCTCGACCATCATCTCCAAAGGGATCTCTGCTGGATACAGTCAGAATGCCTACCGTGGCCTGGTGCGTATGGGGCCAACCGCGGCCGGTGCGCGTAATTACACCCAGTGTGATTCGCTGCTGATTGGTGACCGTTGCGGCGCGCATACCTTCCCCTATATTGAAAGCTCGCATCCTTCGGCCATTGTCGAGCATGAAGCCACCACCTCTAAAGTGAGTGATGACCAGATGTTCCTGTGTCAGCAGCGCGGTCTGGATCCGGAAAAAGCGGTGTCGATGATCGTTAATGGCTTTTGTCGTGAGGTGTTCAAGCAGTTGCCGATGGAGTTTGCCGTAGAAGCCGGCAAGCTTTTGGAAGTCAGCCTGGAAGGTTCTGTCGGTTAA
- a CDS encoding IscS subfamily cysteine desulfurase — protein sequence MRKPVYLDYAASTPVDPRVAEKMMACLTLDGNFANPASRSHIYGWKAEEAVETARQQVAELVNADPREIVWTSGATESNNLALKGAAHQHRRKGQHLISSVIEHKAVIDTLRHLESEGYEVTWLAPDSNGLIQPDQVAAAIREDTLLVSIMQVNNEIGTINDIAAIGHICRERGVLFHVDAAQSLGKLPIDLRELPVDLMSFSAHKLYGPKGVGALYVRQQPRVRLEAQIHGGGHERGMRSGTLATHQLVGMGEAARLAAESMAEESAHIQGIRTRFLEGVRDLPGIHVHGSLTQRVAGNLNLGVEQADGELLLMALKDLAISTGSACTSASLEPSYVLKAIGVPDALAHASLRISFGRFTTVEEVDFAVAHFRQVVSKLVSITA from the coding sequence ATGAGAAAGCCGGTGTATCTTGATTATGCGGCCTCGACTCCCGTAGACCCTCGGGTTGCCGAGAAAATGATGGCCTGCCTGACGTTGGATGGAAATTTTGCTAATCCGGCTTCCCGGTCGCATATATACGGCTGGAAAGCTGAGGAAGCGGTGGAAACAGCGCGTCAGCAGGTGGCTGAATTGGTTAATGCCGATCCACGTGAAATTGTCTGGACCTCGGGAGCAACCGAGTCCAACAATCTGGCATTAAAAGGAGCTGCGCATCAGCATCGGCGCAAGGGGCAGCACCTAATCAGTTCAGTGATTGAGCATAAAGCCGTCATAGATACGCTGCGCCATTTAGAGTCAGAGGGTTACGAGGTTACCTGGTTAGCTCCTGATTCTAACGGTTTGATTCAGCCGGATCAGGTGGCAGCCGCCATCCGTGAAGACACACTGTTGGTCAGCATCATGCAGGTCAACAATGAGATCGGCACAATTAACGATATTGCCGCAATAGGTCATATCTGTCGTGAGCGTGGGGTGTTGTTTCATGTTGATGCCGCGCAGAGTCTGGGTAAATTGCCTATCGATCTGCGCGAGTTGCCGGTGGATCTGATGTCCTTCTCAGCCCACAAACTGTATGGGCCCAAGGGCGTCGGTGCACTCTATGTTCGCCAGCAGCCTCGGGTTCGCTTAGAGGCTCAGATACACGGTGGCGGGCATGAGCGGGGGATGCGCTCGGGTACGCTGGCGACACATCAATTGGTGGGTATGGGCGAGGCCGCCCGTCTGGCTGCTGAGTCTATGGCAGAAGAATCCGCACATATTCAAGGAATCAGAACACGTTTTCTTGAGGGTGTCAGGGACTTGCCGGGTATCCATGTGCATGGTTCATTAACACAGCGAGTTGCAGGTAACCTGAATCTCGGTGTTGAGCAGGCTGATGGTGAGTTGTTACTGATGGCGCTGAAAGATCTGGCTATATCGACAGGTTCGGCCTGTACGTCGGCCAGTCTTGAACCCAGTTATGTGCTGAAGGCTATAGGTGTTCCAGATGCGTTGGCACATGCCTCCCTGCGGATCAGCTTTGGTCGTTTTACCACAGTAGAAGAAGTCGATTTTGCCGTTGCCCATTTCCGGCAGGTGGTGAGTAAATTGGTCAGTATCACCGCCTGA
- the iscR gene encoding Fe-S cluster assembly transcriptional regulator IscR, whose product MRLTTKGRYAVTAMLDLALHEGKGPISLADISERQGISLSYLEQLFAKLRRNELVSSVRGPGGGYQLKRSQRDINVAEVIDAVNENVDATGCNKRGDCQSGEVCLTHHLWCDLSDQIHTFLNGITLADLVERQDVKDVSQRQDGRHTEQMIASDIHVS is encoded by the coding sequence ATGCGGTTAACAACTAAAGGACGTTATGCGGTGACAGCCATGTTGGATCTGGCACTGCATGAAGGTAAAGGGCCAATCAGCCTGGCGGATATATCAGAACGACAGGGGATCTCTCTGTCTTATCTGGAGCAGTTATTTGCCAAGCTGAGACGTAATGAACTTGTCAGCAGTGTACGTGGACCGGGCGGTGGCTATCAATTGAAGCGCTCTCAGCGTGATATTAATGTTGCCGAAGTGATCGATGCTGTCAATGAGAATGTTGATGCTACCGGCTGCAACAAGCGCGGAGACTGCCAGTCAGGCGAGGTGTGTCTGACGCATCACCTTTGGTGTGATCTGAGTGATCAGATTCATACTTTTTTGAATGGCATAACACTGGCTGATCTGGTGGAACGCCAGGATGTTAAAGATGTGTCTCAGCGTCAGGATGGTCGACACACTGAGCAGATGATTGCCAGTGACATACATGTTAGCTAA
- the cysE gene encoding serine O-acetyltransferase yields MFERLKEDVRSVFDRDPAARNFLEVITNYPGLHAVWWHRMANALWRRNFKWLARMVSNFARWTTGIEIHPGAQIGRRFFIDHGMGVVIGETAEVGDDVTLYQGVTLGGTSWNKGKRHPTLENNVIVGAGAKILGPFTVGAGAKVGSNAVVTKAVPAGATVVGIPGRIVKRADDDREGSSDEQRRKMADKVGFDAYGVTNEVSDPVAHAIGCMLDHLQAMDKRMDKMGNVLCDMRPEYCDEQLPELKKEDFEGAVEEESKP; encoded by the coding sequence ATGTTTGAACGGTTGAAGGAAGATGTGCGCTCGGTGTTTGACCGAGACCCGGCGGCACGTAATTTTCTGGAAGTGATTACTAACTATCCGGGCTTGCATGCTGTTTGGTGGCACCGAATGGCCAATGCTTTGTGGCGACGTAATTTTAAGTGGCTGGCGCGTATGGTGTCGAATTTTGCCCGTTGGACAACCGGTATTGAGATACATCCGGGTGCGCAGATAGGTCGGCGTTTTTTTATAGATCATGGTATGGGTGTGGTCATAGGTGAGACTGCCGAAGTGGGTGATGATGTCACCCTCTATCAGGGGGTGACGCTCGGTGGTACCAGTTGGAATAAGGGGAAGCGTCATCCAACCCTGGAGAATAATGTCATTGTCGGTGCGGGTGCGAAAATACTGGGGCCTTTCACCGTAGGGGCGGGGGCTAAAGTGGGTTCTAATGCGGTGGTGACCAAAGCGGTACCGGCTGGCGCTACTGTAGTGGGTATACCGGGCCGTATCGTCAAGCGTGCAGACGATGACCGGGAGGGTAGTAGTGATGAACAGCGTCGGAAAATGGCCGATAAAGTCGGCTTTGATGCCTATGGTGTCACCAATGAAGTCTCCGACCCGGTAGCTCATGCCATTGGTTGCATGCTGGATCACCTGCAAGCTATGGATAAGCGCATGGATAAGATGGGTAATGTGCTGTGTGATATGCGTCCGGAGTACTGTGATGAGCAGTTGCCGGAGTTGAAAAAAGAGGATTTTGAAGGCGCTGTAGAAGAGGAATCAAAGCCCTGA
- a CDS encoding RNA methyltransferase, whose amino-acid sequence MLGQIRIVMIHTTHPGNIGGVARAMQNMGLTDLCLVAPKRFPDPEADARASGATDLLASAKVVETLDEALDGCHLVVGTSARDRHIPWPVITPRQMASVACDLQPGKRMAILFGREDRGLTNDELHRCHHHVHIPTNPDFSSLNVAAAVQVIAYELRIASLESEPGLLPQWGTAWDIDLADARETELLFEHLEKTLVGVEFLDPDNPRQLMTRLRRLFLRAVPDRVEVNVMRGFLSAIDKVLARNPRMKGEEKNDV is encoded by the coding sequence ATGTTGGGCCAGATACGTATTGTCATGATTCATACCACGCACCCGGGCAATATCGGTGGGGTGGCGCGTGCCATGCAGAATATGGGATTAACGGATTTGTGTCTGGTTGCGCCTAAGCGCTTTCCTGATCCGGAAGCGGACGCGCGTGCCTCTGGGGCCACGGATCTTCTGGCCTCTGCTAAGGTTGTTGAGACGTTAGACGAGGCGTTGGACGGGTGTCATCTTGTGGTGGGCACCAGTGCGCGTGATCGACATATTCCCTGGCCTGTGATTACACCGCGGCAAATGGCGTCGGTGGCATGTGACTTGCAACCGGGTAAGCGGATGGCCATTTTGTTCGGTCGTGAAGACCGGGGTTTGACTAATGATGAGTTGCATCGCTGTCATCATCATGTGCATATACCCACTAATCCTGATTTTAGTTCGTTGAATGTCGCTGCAGCGGTGCAGGTGATTGCTTATGAATTGCGTATCGCCAGTCTTGAAAGCGAGCCAGGGCTGTTACCGCAATGGGGGACGGCCTGGGATATTGATCTGGCTGATGCGCGTGAAACTGAGTTGTTGTTTGAGCATCTGGAGAAGACCCTGGTTGGCGTCGAGTTTCTTGATCCGGATAATCCGCGCCAGTTGATGACGCGGCTGCGTCGGCTGTTTCTGCGAGCCGTTCCGGACAGGGTTGAGGTGAATGTGATGCGTGGCTTCCTAAGTGCTATTGATAAGGTGCTGGCAAGAAATCCCCGGATGAAGGGTGAGGAGAAAAACGATGTTTGA
- a CDS encoding tyrosine-type recombinase/integrase gives MDDKVTFDELIELYTLEKNLRSSSNKLFISIVSRFSITIDAVYPDDVDRQAVLLWRKDFLKKIKPATINSYIAYLNSFYKFGIKNNYLKSKFSPFEGLSVKAPISNDRRLSDKKINRIFKFIDDNDVLFNRDPSWFWKTVVMVFYHTGMRVSQLIGLNNQDVDLVDGWIRLRAEHSKNYLEYKVPISDDLNRVLVDYISKRKRIANQFFNIHENRLKFDPKRKDYMNSDDVFYAFGLLSKSVGFRVTSHMFRHTLASDIIKSSGNVVYAQRLLGHLSVQTTTRYIHLDTEDLKETLNDCRK, from the coding sequence ATGGATGACAAAGTGACTTTTGATGAGCTGATCGAGCTGTACACTCTTGAAAAAAATCTACGGAGTAGTAGTAATAAACTTTTTATATCAATTGTATCTAGGTTTTCTATAACTATTGATGCTGTATACCCTGATGATGTTGATAGGCAGGCGGTTTTATTATGGAGGAAGGATTTTTTGAAAAAAATAAAACCCGCAACTATAAATTCATATATTGCATATCTTAATAGTTTTTATAAATTTGGAATTAAAAATAACTATTTGAAAAGTAAATTTAGCCCATTTGAGGGCTTGAGCGTTAAAGCCCCTATTAGTAATGATAGAAGATTGAGTGATAAAAAAATTAATAGAATTTTTAAATTCATAGATGATAATGATGTTTTATTTAATAGGGATCCTTCGTGGTTTTGGAAGACTGTAGTAATGGTTTTTTATCACACAGGTATGAGGGTTTCACAGCTTATAGGTCTGAACAATCAAGATGTGGATTTGGTTGATGGTTGGATTAGATTAAGAGCAGAGCATTCAAAAAATTATCTTGAATACAAAGTTCCAATTAGTGATGATTTGAATCGTGTGCTTGTAGACTATATTTCAAAAAGAAAACGCATAGCAAATCAATTTTTTAATATTCACGAAAATAGGCTTAAGTTTGATCCAAAGCGTAAAGATTATATGAATTCAGATGATGTTTTTTATGCATTTGGGCTGTTGTCAAAAAGTGTTGGTTTTAGGGTAACAAGTCATATGTTTAGACATACTTTAGCCTCAGATATAATTAAAAGTAGTGGTAATGTGGTTTATGCACAAAGACTTCTAGGTCATTTGAGTGTTCAAACAACCACTAGATATATACATCTCGATACTGAGGATTTAAAGGAAACCTTAAATGACTGTAGAAAGTAA